The genomic region TAAGTGGGAGGGTGCAAAACATGGGAAACAATTTGCCAATCCAGTTTGGGATGGAAAGTCTGAATCCATTTAAATAGTTCGTAAGAACGGGCCAAACGGGGTGTGCAGTACCTTTGAATGCTTCGCGACTTTTTTGGGCCACAAATATGTTGATCATGTGATAGGTCCGGGTAGAAAACGTTGCAGAATCAATCAACGAAACATGATGCCAAAAATATTCGAAACAGAGAGGTTCAAAGTGACGGTTTGCATGCGAAAAATAGTATTAAATATATCTTTCTTGTAAAAGATCAGTAATAAATACAATCAATAGGGAAAAAAGCTCAAACTAACACACTAAGTATTACAGTCGAAGGAAAATTTCCCATTTACAATTCAGCGATTCCTGCTGGGTAGGGTTTCGAACACACATAAATATCGTTTTATTGCAACAATTTACGTGCCGTGCCGGTAAACCATTCGAAATGCAACTGTTTCATGATAACGTTAAATTAAGTGTCGCGCAGTTTGTGCTTTGTTTGTCAGGTGGCTCTTGCGTGATTTATCATCCGCACACACCAATGGTACGCCATTTGGTAAGCCGGTCTGGCATTTGTTTGATGGCCCGATAATGAGCTCGATCGGAAGCGTTGCGTTACGTTGTTTACGACCATTTCCTGATACGCATTCTTGGCCCGTTCCCTCGGTTTGAATGCAAAAAATTCAAGAATATAAGTAACCGTGGAAAGGAAATCCACCAAATACACCCACGTATGGGGCTGCAAAAGAAGAGAGATGTTTGTGGTCCTTTCAATCGCGATCGGGCGATCTGCCGAGTTCGGTCCCGTGACGGACGAGCTTTGATTTATTCCACCAGCGTCATCGTAGGCAGAGACTTCGATCGGAGAGACAATGTCCAGCGACGTGACGGAAATATCCGATCGATTCATATGGCACCCGCCGTTCCCCGGGTTCCCGACATTCCTCCCGCGGTCCCTGGCTGTGGCATCGTTTGCGTGGTCATTGTTCCAAGCACCTAACAAACCGAACGCAAGCTGATGACCGGACCGAAAGCGAGTTTCGCAACCGGCTACAAAGGGTTTTACGGAGGGCGACAACTCGCGTCAAGACATTGACGCTGGCGTTCTTTATTTGctcgtttcattttccttcattttccccACCCCGAAAACCGGAACTGCAACGGACGCGTTATGCAAAGGCAAAAGGGCATCGGTGGGAACGATTTCAATACGCGAAAGAGAAAGTTTGCGCTATGTtttgcgttttccttttccggatGCCACAGGACCGGCCAGCATGTCCCAGGTCACGGTCCCTTCCGAAGCGCCGCTCAGCTGAGCTGTACTCGATCGGTAGACTGAGTGGGGTGGCTCAAAAGGGGGAGGGTATGCATATAGCGAAAGTCCAAATAAAAAGGGCTCCTGGTGTCAAGTGCATCTCACTTGTGCAGTTGCATTACGCTTTGGCTTTGTCGCCTTCGATGATTGATCTACCGAGCGGCATCCAGGGTGAGGTGTTGCGGCGTTGAGGCTGAAGTGGGGCTGCAAATAGAATGAATGGGAAGAAAGTGCAAGCTTTAGAGGCGCTTTTGATTTGCACTCTCCACCCGGGCGCGAAAATGCGACGATGCAACCCCCGGTGGAGTTGTGCAGCTGCGATAATTGTCGATCGGTCAACAATAAGCGAGAAAGTACCCTTTTGGATGAGGCTGAAGAAAGggatgaaaggaaaactcaTTATCGTTTTCACCGGCGATTGGGGCAGGACATAAAACGTTGAGCACAAAAACGTACTTATGCAATTCGTCAAAGTCGTTGATTGTGATTAGCTTTCCCGTTGGACAAAATGGCACCCGTTGTCGTTGCCGGTTGGTGGATGCAGCAAAGTCTGAATGCATGCACATTTTCCTCCCGATTCTTTACCGTTCCAGACGGTGGTGTACACGTCACGCAACAGCCGTGAGCTTGAAATCTTGACTTCGAACGGCTAATCGAACAAGCTGGCGTGCACAATTTCGCATGCAAAGCATGCCGGCCATTGCGCGATTAGCGTCATACGtcggggtttggtttttcgacCCGACCATTCGCCGCTGCAACGGCGAGCGATGGCACGCCGGTTGGGAATGTAGAAGCCAATGGCTCGAACCAGCACACCGGGCAAGTAGAACGAATGCTAATGACGTGTTTCGAGGCGGGTTTGGGAGTCGCAAAATTCGGCCAGTTGATCGCCAGTTTGCAGCGGCCTGTTGCCATGTGCGTCACGGGTTCGATTTGCCCGACGCGGTTATGCACGGCACGGATAACGACCCCATCCTGACATCCGTCCACCGCCTTCGCCTGCTTGTCCGCATGGCCGCGTGCTAACGATGCTCGATGCGTGGACATGCGATCATGTGCGATCGGCCGAGGCATTTGATAAAAAGTCCCGTGGTCGTTGATTGATTGGGCCGAAGGCACGTCGTTTTCTCAGGCCAGTGGTGCACGTGACTCACCCCTCCCCATGGCCAAGGTGACCCAAGTGGTGCCGTGCGTAAATGGCTTCCGGAAGTTGGTGGTGGTAGTATGTAAAATTGGAGGTTGTTTACACGATTaggcgtgttttttttctcttctttctccAAGATAAGCCACGACAGCACGCCTTATTAGATGCGTTAAACAGCTCGCATTACCACCGCACGAGCCTCAAAGTAATAAATCGACATTACAAGCGTATTTAGGAGCAATACATttgagggggaaaaaatccACTCACCTAAAAGTAATTATTGACGTAGAAGACAACGAAATGGTCGCCCTAAAATTGTCCAAAGCGTGCTGCGATACTTCGGTATCGATCGGACTACAAGATTAGCCTCGCGATCACGGATGCAAAAGTGGTGGTTTCTTTCCGATGGCGGggcttctttttttatcacttGCGGCCACTCGTTCGATTTCGTGATAAATAGAGTTTCCCCCATTTCACGCGTTTTCAGCAGCGGGCGTTAAGAGTACGAGATCGAGCACCGAAAATTCAATCCCAACTCCGTTCCGTGCCGTTCGGTGGGGATTTTAATTGCAAAAATTGAACGATCATGCTAGTAAACGATACGATATCATGCTTCCGACGTGTGATGGGGTAAGGGTTCTTTTTACACGATTAGGCTGATCATTGTCCGTAATTCGCAATTGGGGATCGTAACTCGGTTCGTgcaggtttttattttcttgcttttttcGCGCGATAATCACGCGTCAAGTGGGACCGTGGACACGTGGAATGTTTTTGGGGGTTGAGGGATAAACCATATGTTCAGGGTTTATTTATAGCGGGATTATAAGTCATGCATCCAATCGCCCTTGAGCAATGGAAAAGACGGTCACTTGAATTACATGCCAATATTGTACATACTAGCTCAGCTAGTTTTTCTTTAAGAGTAATTAGACATGTTTGTCCATAAGGGTTagataaataattcatttgttttttgtttaactcaTGACATTCTATAAGTTTGTAAATGCTAGCATTGATTGCATTTGACATTTGATGTTTGTTAGTTtaatgggtttttttgtttatgttttctttaacttttccCCATTGCCTTATTTCAATGAAAATCAGATTCATCTGATTACCAATATTTCTAAATACTGATTCAGAAAGAGTCCGTAAAACCAGCAAGCTATCTCGGAAGTTAATTATAATAAGTAAGTGCGATAATcagctttaaaaacattcataaTTTGCACcttttgtgcttaattttttgtgaaaaaatatACGGGTGCTTGTTAGTAGTAGCTCAATATTAAATAGGTTCTGCTAGCCTTTTCTGTCTAAGCACATACTGAATGCCAAAGTTTGGGTTTATAAGTTCATAGAGCAACGGAAATTTCAAACTTGGTTGATTGTGGTTTCTTTTTGTACAACACTATTTTAAAAAGAAGGATTTAGCTTGTGCTTTCAATTTCTTATTCgttgattaatattttttttatattcttgaTCATTGCAAATTTCTAGCTTTAGCGTTGGGCTCCTGCGGAGCACTGGGCATCACGGCCGGAGCGCACCGGCTCTGGTCGCACCGGGCGTACAAGGCCAAGTGGCCGCTGCGCCTATTCCTGATGCTAGCGCAGACGCTAGCGTTCCAGAACAGCGTCTACGAGTGGGTGCGCGACCACCGGGTGCACCACAAGTTCACCGACACCGACGCCGACCCGCACAACGCGACGCGCGGCTTCTTCTTCTCGCACATCGGCTGGCTGATGGTGAAGAAGCATCCGGACGTGAAGGCGCGCGGCCGGGCCGTGGACATGAGCGACCTGGAGCAGGACGGAATCATCATGTTCCAGCGGCGCTACTACGCGCTGCTGATGCCACTGTGCTGCTTCGTCATACCGACCTTCCTGGCGTACTACTTCCTGGACGAGACGTTCTCCAACTCCTGGTACGTGGTGGCCATCTTCCGCTACGTGCTGTCGCTCAACGCGACCTGGCTGGTGAACAGTGCCGCCCACATCTGGGGCACGAAGCCGTACGACCGGTAAGAACCGACCGTTTGTTTGTCCTAACCTCTGCAAACGattcctaaaccttcctttCGCTTCGATTTCCGTCCTGTCACCCTTCTTCCAGTAACATCTCCCCGACGAACAACACGTTCGTGGCGATCGCCGCGTACGGCGAAGGCTGGCACAACTACCACCACGTGTTCCCGTGGGACTACAAGACGTCCGAGCTCGGCACGTACAGCACCAACTTCACGACGGCGGCCATCGACTTCTTCGCCCGCATCGGCTGGGCGTACGATCTGAAGTCGGTATCGGACGATCTGATCCGCAAGCGCGTCCTGCGCACCGGCGACGGCTCGCACCAGTACAGCGAGAGCGAACTGCACGCCAAGATGGTGGACTACGTCAACACGCTCGACCACGAGTCCGAGCAGGCCGTCTGGGGCTGGGACGACAAGGACATGAACGAGCAGGACCGCAAGGACGCCACCGTGAAGAACAAGTGCGACTAGGCTGCTGCCGTAGGACCGTAAGAGGGATGGAGGTGTTCCGGTGGGACTGGGGCGGGACTCCGGCGGGGGAACGTGGGATAGTATGCGCTCGATGAACGCATGGCCACTTAAAGGACGAACAAAGCGAGGGGGTGTCCACAAGGGGGgggataaaacaaaacaatattctAGGGAGGTGTTACGTTTGTTATCATATTTTCTGTCTTtcgcgctctctctctctctcactctctcttatATCTCTGTAAGAATTTCCACACATCTGAGCTGATGCACAACTACTTTTGGCTTAAAACTTTGGCCTCTGCAAAGCGTAGCATTAAGTCATTTCAAGTCCATGCCAAGTAAACACACAAGGGTAGTAAAAGTAATAGCACGACTCGGCGGCCAGTGTTTTGGCAATTGTTGGTCAGGAGTAATCAATCGACGAGTGGCCAGCTGCATAAATCATCTGCCACTCGAGCAACATAACGACAACcaatgagaaacaaaaaacgaaaaagcgcACACAGTATGAAGTGGGAGAAGGTTGGAGCTTAAACGGACCGAGAAGATCGATTCTAGCACAAAAACGAGGAAAGACAACGCACCAAGAAAGTgtcgtgtttatttatttttctatctcTATCTTAGTACTAGCTTAAGTTGGATTTAAATAAAAGACCACAAACAGAGGAGAGACGTGTTGTATTCGGGTTTTGTTTGGGCGCACCTCGGGTTCAGGTTTGGAAAGTGGGAAGGTTTATTTGGTTCAGGCAGTACAGTCCGGTCAACTAGCGGTTCCTTCCGAGAGCCGGGTCAGTTGTAGCCGGCGTTAAAGTAGACCGTCTGCTTGCTCTCCTGTTCGGCCGCGTGCTGCTTTGCCAAGTACATGATGGCCGCTGCCAAGGCCGCGTGGTTCACGATGCTGGAAAAGATGGTGGCAAACTTGAGCACGGGCAGGATCATCGGTAGCACGCCAGCAAGCAGCATCGAGGGAAGTAGAATCAACGGCACGCTAAACTGAAGCACCGTCTTGAGTCCCTTCTTTGCCTTGTCGCGCCCAACTTCGCCATCCGCAACGGCCACATCCTTGCGGACGGAAAATTCGAGCTGGTTGGAGTCGCTCGGCGTCAGTCGCACGGACACACCCGGCACCAGCGTCAAATCGACGATGCGCTGGTGGAGCATCAGGCGCAGGCCACGACCAAGCCGCTGGTTCACGTCGGTTCCGTTCAGTGCCAACAGCTTGTCGCTGAAGAGTTTATTGTCCGCGGCTCGATAGCCGGGCAGTAGCAGCTGCTGGATGTCGTGCGTGAGGTTGCCGGTGTTGGCGAAACGGTAACTTTTCGCTTCCATATTCTGCAGCAGGTACAGCTTGCCACAGTCCAGCAGCGAAGCGTGCTCCAGGCAGTCCAGGACGCGCAACGGGATCGATTTCATGTAGGCTTCGCGGGACACCACGTCGGTTACCACCCGGTGACTCGCACTGATCGAGAAGCGGCTGTGGAACTGCTTCTTGCGTGTTTCAAGCGGGACGAAGCTTTTACCTCGCTTTAAGTTTCCGCCGGCGGCTGCTGTTTTGTTCGTAGGCGATGGTTCGCCGGTTTCACACCTAGATGGCGCTAGCATCGCGATGACGACAAGTAACAACACAACGGACAGCGACGATCCTTTACAGTCAAACATTTTTCCGTACATTCCTAATTATCACACACTTTTGAGAAGAATGTTTTTCAACACAACCCTAAGGGTTCACGATGTCACGAAAATATGTATCTGAAGGTTTAAGAGCTCCAAAAGCTCCGCAAAATGTACTTCCAGCGTAACCGTTCGGATGCTAACAGAGGCGCGCGGTCTTTACTCGATCGATGCTGAGCGGCAACTGAGCGCCAGCGGCATCTGCCAGCCGAGCCTTGTTCTCGGCGATCGGCgaaagaaagtggaaaaactACTCCCCGCGCGAGATGTACCGCAAGTTTTCCCTGCGACCCAGTAGTGCCTTCGCGTTTTCCGGTGCTGCCTCCTCCGTTTTTCCCGCTACAAACATTAATCCCTCGCTCGTCGCTTGTAGATCCCAGCCGGTGCTGGGGGGACAATGCTGCTGATCAGATAGAGAAATCAATCGCTTCAGCACCACCGGGACAGACTATTCGCCGACTGGTTAGAATATGGA from Anopheles coustani chromosome 3, idAnoCousDA_361_x.2, whole genome shotgun sequence harbors:
- the LOC131258562 gene encoding acyl-CoA Delta-9 desaturase, producing MAPNVLGNTILLAEACIEQEDRNNNNAPVGTPYKSKSILNVPITITTSASTTILEESKKKDIIHQAEAVRPAATPKRQYHHVYVWRNIIAFVYLHLGFLYGSYLLVTSAKWSTFFLALALGSCGALGITAGAHRLWSHRAYKAKWPLRLFLMLAQTLAFQNSVYEWVRDHRVHHKFTDTDADPHNATRGFFFSHIGWLMVKKHPDVKARGRAVDMSDLEQDGIIMFQRRYYALLMPLCCFVIPTFLAYYFLDETFSNSWYVVAIFRYVLSLNATWLVNSAAHIWGTKPYDRNISPTNNTFVAIAAYGEGWHNYHHVFPWDYKTSELGTYSTNFTTAAIDFFARIGWAYDLKSVSDDLIRKRVLRTGDGSHQYSESELHAKMVDYVNTLDHESEQAVWGWDDKDMNEQDRKDATVKNKCD
- the LOC131260863 gene encoding uncharacterized protein LOC131260863, yielding MFDCKGSSLSVVLLLVVIAMLAPSRCETKKQFHSRFSISASHRVVTDVVSREAYMKSIPLRVLDCLEHASLLDCGKLYLLQNMEAKSYRFANTGNLTHDIQQLLLPGYRAADNKLFSDKLLALNGTDVNQRLGRGLRLMLHQRIVDLTLVPGVSVRLTPSDSNQLEFSVRKDVAVADGEVGRDKAKKGLKTVLQFSVPLILLPSMLLAGVLPMILPVLKFATIFSSIVNHAALAAAIMYLAKQHAAEQESKQTVYFNAGYN